Proteins encoded together in one Gemmatimonadetes bacterium T265 window:
- the efp gene encoding elongation factor P — protein MAVPATQIRRGMVIVFEGDPCRVVEFRHHTPGNLRAMVQTKMKNLRSGANFEHRFRAADAIEKADMETHELEFLYQGGDTYHFMNSENYDQLEMDAETLGDNAQWMQPGLKILAEYYNGRPIGIDLPASLTFEIVDTAPVMKTATKTASNKPAKLENGVTINVPEFVSTGERVRVNPATGEYLDRAKD, from the coding sequence ATGGCAGTTCCTGCCACCCAGATCCGCCGCGGCATGGTCATCGTCTTCGAAGGCGATCCCTGCCGCGTGGTCGAATTCCGCCACCACACCCCGGGCAACCTGCGGGCGATGGTGCAGACCAAGATGAAGAACCTCCGCAGTGGCGCGAACTTCGAGCACCGCTTCCGCGCCGCCGACGCGATCGAGAAGGCGGACATGGAAACGCACGAGCTGGAGTTCCTGTACCAGGGCGGGGACACGTACCACTTCATGAACTCCGAGAACTACGACCAGCTCGAGATGGACGCCGAGACGCTCGGCGACAACGCGCAGTGGATGCAGCCAGGGCTGAAGATCCTCGCGGAGTACTACAACGGGCGTCCGATCGGCATCGATCTGCCGGCGTCACTGACGTTCGAGATCGTGGACACGGCGCCCGTCATGAAGACGGCGACGAAGACGGCGTCGAACAAGCCGGCGAAGCTGGAGAACGGCGTGACGATCAACGTGCCCGAGTTCGTGAGCACCGGCGAGCGGGTGCGGGTGAACCCGGCGACGGGCGAGTACCTGGACCGGGCGAAGGACTGA
- a CDS encoding hypothetical protein (frameshifted, deletion at around 862073,862193;~possible pseudo due to internal stop codon) produces MRAAEKGGATHGRTRAAVRVALAVAAWTTACTRAPSADTPQGASPPAASAVETSSPASTAAASAPATAPATHDARPRVVFLGTSLTAGLGLDPDSAYPAVVGRLAAAAGTPIEVVNAGISGETSAGALRRVDWVLREPADVVVVETGANDGLRGQSADSLRANLDAILARVRRDRPAARVALVQMEAPRNFGPGYTSRFHAVFPAAARAGGVVLFPFLLDGVVGVPRLNQGDGVHPTAEGARRVGANVWKALQPLLADAARTRVAGRG; encoded by the coding sequence ATGCGGGCAGCGGAGAAGGGCGGGGCAACACACGGGCGCACGCGGGCGGCGGTGCGCGTCGCGCTGGCGGTCGCGGCGTGGACGACGGCGTGTACGCGCGCGCCGTCGGCTGATACCCCTCAGGGGGCGAGTCCGCCCGCGGCGTCGGCGGTCGAGACGTCGTCGCCGGCGTCGACCGCGGCCGCGTCGGCGCCCGCGACTGCGCCCGCGACGCACGACGCGCGCCCGCGGGTCGTGTTCCTCGGCACGAGTCTCACGGCCGGGCTCGGGCTCGACCCCGACAGCGCGTACCCGGCCGTGGTCGGGCGCCTCGCCGCGGCGGCGGGGACGCCGATCGAGGTCGTGAACGCGGGGATCAGCGGTGAGACGAGCGCGGGCGCGCTCCGGCGTGTCGACTGGGTGTTGCGCGAGCCGGCCGACGTGGTCGTGGTCGAGACGGGAGCGAACGACGGCCTCCGCGGGCAGAGCGCGGACTCGCTGCGCGCCAACCTCGACGCGATCCTCGCGCGCGTTAGGCGCGACCGGCCGGCCGCGCGCGTCGCGCTCGTGCAGATGGAGGCGCCGCGGAACTTCGGCCCGGGCTATACGAGCCGCTTCCACGCGGTGTTCCCGGCCGCGGCGCGCGCCGGCGGCGTGGTCCTCTTTCCGTTCCTGCTCGACGGCGTGGTGGGCGTGCCGCGTCTGAATCAGGGCGACGGCGTGCACCCGACGGCGGAGGGCGCGCGGCGGGTCGGGGCGAACGTGTGGAAGGCGCTGCAACCGCTCCTCGCCGACGCCGCACGCACGCGGGTTGCCGGGCGCGGCTGA
- the infA gene encoding translation initiation factor IF-1 has product MAKQDAIELEGTVAEVLPNATFRVETKAGHQVLATLAGNMRRFRIRVLQGDRVTLEVSPYDLTRGRITFRHKV; this is encoded by the coding sequence ATGGCAAAGCAAGACGCGATCGAGCTCGAAGGCACCGTGGCCGAAGTCCTGCCCAACGCCACCTTCCGGGTCGAGACCAAGGCCGGCCACCAGGTGCTCGCGACGCTCGCCGGCAACATGCGCCGGTTCCGCATCCGCGTCCTGCAGGGCGACCGGGTGACGCTCGAGGTCTCGCCGTATGACCTCACCCGCGGGCGCATCACCTTCCGCCACAAGGTCTGA
- the tex gene encoding RNA-binding transcriptional accessory protein: MPTLPNPTALPSSPSARAQAHVQQVATELALAPRQVAAALMLFDEGNTLPFVARYRKEATGGLDEVQLRDVRERAEYLRELDERRDAVLAAVEAQGKLTDALRAQFAAATSKQALEDLYLPFKPKRRTRATIARERGLEPLADLLWAGEVTDAEAEREAARSVDPAGEVPTLADALQGARDVLAERVAEDAALRGAVRELTRARGVVRAQAAAGKEQDVSKFQDYYEFSAPLADLPSHRVLAIRRGEAEGFLAWSIEAPAELVAARMRAAVVEGRRAAAQLSLVAADAYKRLVAPAVTVELRLELKQRADDEAIRIFGQNLEQLLLAPPAGGRTVVGLDPGFRTGVKVAMVSPTGAVLETDTWYLHQRDRFAASLVRLAVRHGAELVAIGNGTASRETEQLAREALGAAATALGDLRPQVVVVSESGASVYSASDLARDELPDLDVSLRGAVSIARRLQDPLAELVKIDPKAIGVGQYQHDVNQPQLKRRLDETVESCVNRVGVEVNTASAPLLAYVAGVGPSLAQAIVKARDAGGGFRSRRDLLDVPRLGARAFEQAAGFLRVRGGAHPLDASAVHPERYPLVERIAGDLGVGVGALVGDEALAARIEPARYVSESVGLPTLRDIVAELRKPGRDPRATFEAPAFRDDVKEPKDLAVGMTLDGVVTNVVAFGAFVDVGVHQDGLVHVSQLADRYVADPNAAVRVGQRVRVTVTGVDLQRGRIALSMRSKPDAAPQVGQAPRGEGGAKANGPKPGTPKPAARPAAPAPAFVPKPGAVAPNGIRFR, from the coding sequence ATGCCGACGCTCCCCAATCCGACCGCCCTCCCGTCTTCCCCGTCTGCACGCGCGCAGGCGCACGTGCAGCAGGTCGCCACCGAGCTCGCGCTCGCGCCGCGCCAGGTCGCGGCCGCGCTGATGCTGTTCGACGAGGGCAACACGCTCCCCTTCGTCGCCCGGTACCGGAAAGAGGCGACGGGCGGACTCGACGAGGTGCAGCTGCGCGACGTGCGCGAGCGCGCCGAGTACCTGCGCGAACTCGACGAACGGCGCGACGCGGTGCTCGCGGCGGTCGAGGCGCAGGGCAAGCTCACCGACGCGTTGCGCGCGCAGTTCGCGGCGGCCACGTCGAAGCAGGCGCTCGAAGACCTGTACCTCCCGTTCAAGCCGAAGCGTCGCACGCGGGCGACGATCGCGCGCGAGCGCGGGCTGGAGCCGCTCGCCGACCTGCTGTGGGCCGGGGAGGTGACCGACGCCGAGGCGGAGCGCGAGGCCGCGCGTTCCGTCGACCCCGCCGGAGAGGTCCCGACGCTCGCGGACGCGCTGCAGGGCGCGCGGGACGTGCTCGCCGAGCGCGTCGCGGAGGACGCCGCGCTGCGCGGGGCCGTGCGCGAGCTGACGCGCGCGCGCGGCGTCGTGCGCGCGCAGGCCGCGGCCGGAAAGGAGCAGGACGTCTCGAAGTTCCAGGACTACTACGAATTCTCCGCGCCGCTCGCCGACCTCCCGTCGCACCGCGTGCTCGCCATCCGGCGCGGCGAGGCCGAAGGGTTCCTCGCGTGGAGCATCGAGGCGCCGGCCGAGCTGGTCGCGGCCCGGATGCGCGCCGCGGTCGTCGAGGGGCGGCGCGCGGCGGCGCAGCTCTCGCTCGTCGCGGCCGACGCGTACAAGCGGCTGGTTGCGCCGGCGGTGACCGTCGAACTCCGGCTCGAGCTGAAGCAGCGCGCCGACGACGAGGCGATCCGCATCTTCGGCCAGAACCTCGAGCAGTTGCTGCTCGCGCCGCCCGCGGGCGGGCGGACCGTGGTCGGGCTCGACCCCGGCTTCCGCACCGGCGTGAAGGTCGCGATGGTGTCGCCCACCGGCGCGGTGCTCGAGACCGACACGTGGTACCTGCACCAGCGCGACCGCTTCGCCGCGTCGCTCGTGCGGCTCGCGGTCCGGCACGGCGCGGAGCTCGTCGCGATCGGCAACGGCACCGCGTCGCGCGAGACGGAGCAGCTCGCGCGCGAGGCGTTGGGCGCGGCCGCGACCGCGTTAGGCGATCTCCGCCCGCAGGTGGTCGTCGTGAGCGAGAGCGGCGCGTCGGTGTACTCCGCGTCCGACCTCGCGCGCGACGAGCTGCCCGACCTCGACGTCTCGCTCCGCGGCGCGGTGTCGATCGCGCGGCGGCTGCAGGACCCGCTCGCGGAGCTCGTGAAGATCGACCCGAAGGCGATCGGCGTCGGCCAGTACCAGCACGACGTCAACCAGCCGCAGCTGAAACGGCGGCTCGACGAGACGGTCGAGAGCTGCGTGAACCGCGTGGGGGTCGAGGTGAACACCGCGTCCGCGCCGCTGCTCGCGTACGTCGCCGGCGTCGGCCCGTCGCTCGCGCAGGCGATCGTGAAGGCCAGGGACGCGGGCGGGGGCTTCCGCTCGCGCCGCGACCTGCTCGACGTCCCGCGCCTCGGTGCGAGGGCGTTCGAGCAGGCGGCCGGGTTCCTGCGGGTGCGCGGCGGCGCCCACCCGCTCGACGCGTCCGCCGTCCACCCGGAGCGCTACCCACTCGTCGAACGCATCGCCGGCGATCTCGGCGTCGGCGTCGGGGCGCTCGTCGGCGACGAAGCGCTCGCCGCGCGGATCGAGCCGGCGCGGTACGTCTCGGAGTCTGTTGGACTGCCGACGCTGCGCGACATCGTCGCGGAGCTCCGGAAACCCGGGCGCGACCCGCGCGCGACGTTCGAGGCGCCGGCGTTCCGCGACGACGTGAAGGAGCCCAAGGACCTCGCGGTCGGGATGACACTCGACGGCGTGGTGACCAACGTCGTCGCGTTCGGGGCGTTCGTCGACGTCGGGGTGCACCAGGACGGGCTCGTGCACGTGTCGCAACTCGCCGACCGCTACGTCGCCGACCCGAACGCGGCGGTGCGCGTCGGACAGCGCGTGCGCGTGACGGTCACGGGGGTGGACCTGCAGCGCGGGCGCATTGCGCTCTCGATGCGGTCGAAGCCGGACGCAGCGCCGCAGGTCGGCCAGGCGCCGCGCGGCGAAGGTGGGGCGAAGGCGAACGGTCCCAAGCCGGGCACGCCCAAGCCGGCCGCGAGACCCGCCGCGCCCGCGCCCGCGTTCGTGCCGAAGCCGGGTGCCGTGGCGCCTAATGGAATCCGGTTTCGCTGA
- the ywfI gene encoding putative heme-dependent peroxidase YwfI, whose protein sequence is MTPATLETATSTPVEAPRRPEPPGGPSAAGAGVAYPPLTLEGWYAHHQLVTLDRERLRAMPAAERARAAEGLAEALAALRSPAAGGWTAPTLLVGSSADAMLVHFRPTLDELGVAQRAVLDAPLGDLLRPTVTYLSVTEAGMYQVAGQLAKAALARGGSVGDATYEAEAAARLAAEREDARNQKRLYPPLPDDMPYVCFYPMSKRRAVGQNWYEQTLEERNRLMWAHGKTGRRYAGKVFQIITGSVGFDAWEWGVMLFAADPLEIKRIVTEMRFDEVSARYAEFGAFYVGRVMEPGAWVQALVGG, encoded by the coding sequence ATGACCCCCGCCACCCTGGAAACGGCGACGTCGACGCCCGTCGAGGCGCCGCGCCGTCCGGAGCCCCCCGGCGGTCCATCCGCGGCCGGCGCCGGGGTCGCGTATCCGCCGCTCACCCTCGAAGGGTGGTACGCGCACCACCAGCTCGTGACGCTCGACCGCGAGCGCCTGCGTGCGATGCCGGCAGCCGAGCGCGCGCGGGCGGCGGAGGGGTTGGCCGAGGCGCTCGCCGCACTGCGCTCGCCGGCCGCGGGCGGGTGGACGGCCCCCACGTTGCTCGTCGGGTCGAGCGCGGACGCGATGCTCGTGCACTTCCGCCCCACGCTCGACGAGCTCGGCGTCGCCCAACGCGCGGTGCTCGACGCCCCACTCGGCGACCTGCTCCGGCCGACGGTGACCTACCTCAGTGTGACCGAGGCCGGGATGTACCAGGTCGCGGGGCAGCTCGCGAAGGCGGCGCTCGCGCGCGGCGGGTCGGTCGGCGACGCGACGTATGAAGCCGAAGCCGCCGCCCGGTTGGCGGCGGAGCGCGAGGACGCGCGCAACCAGAAGCGGCTGTACCCGCCGCTGCCGGACGACATGCCGTACGTCTGCTTCTACCCGATGAGCAAGCGGCGCGCGGTCGGGCAGAACTGGTACGAGCAGACCCTCGAAGAGCGGAACCGGCTCATGTGGGCACACGGCAAGACGGGACGGCGGTACGCGGGAAAGGTGTTCCAGATCATCACCGGCTCGGTCGGGTTCGACGCCTGGGAATGGGGCGTGATGCTGTTCGCCGCGGACCCGCTCGAGATCAAGCGGATCGTGACGGAGATGCGCTTCGACGAGGTGAGCGCGCGGTATGCCGAGTTCGGCGCGTTCTACGTCGGGCGGGTGATGGAGCCTGGCGCCTGGGTGCAGGCACTCGTCGGCGGCTGA
- a CDS encoding cupin yields the protein MMGDTTITKVDARHSPHGALGQKYLASGRRLAMRLWENEQPAEPKPAAARAYETVGYVVSGRAELHSEGQVVILEPGNSWVVPEGASHTYKILEPFTAVEVTSPPAQAHGRDEPA from the coding sequence ATGATGGGAGACACCACGATCACCAAGGTCGACGCGCGCCACTCGCCGCACGGCGCGCTCGGTCAGAAGTACCTCGCCTCGGGGAGGCGGCTCGCGATGCGCCTCTGGGAGAACGAGCAGCCGGCCGAGCCGAAGCCGGCGGCGGCGCGTGCGTACGAGACGGTCGGGTACGTGGTCTCCGGGCGCGCGGAGCTGCATTCCGAGGGGCAGGTCGTGATCCTGGAGCCCGGCAACTCGTGGGTCGTGCCCGAGGGCGCGTCGCACACCTACAAGATCCTCGAGCCGTTCACGGCCGTCGAGGTCACCTCGCCGCCCGCCCAGGCGCACGGCCGCGACGAGCCGGCCTAA
- a CDS encoding permease, with translation MTATAGATVTPLHARAPFRALLRLAWRESRTARRRLLLYMSSIALGVAALVAIDSFAANVGRSVREQSRALVGGDLQLSSRGPWTKPARALLDSLARAGAPVARTTQFASMAVAPRTGRTRLVQVRAVEPGYPFYGTVTTAPAGRWATLGTGPHALVDRSLLVALDAAVGDTLTLGLGRFVIDGTLENVPGDPGIAAVLGPRVYIPARYLAETQLLVFGSRADYQAVVKLPARVDPARWVRLNRAALDRTGLRARTVADTERGLTEAVDRLSDFLSIVGLIALLLGGVGVASGVGAFVARKLDTVAVLRCLGATSRQVLAVYVAQAALMGLAGAAVGVLIGLAMQFGLPRALADFLPVDVVVHPDWRAIGSGLLVGLWVALVFALRPLLALRNVSPLQAIRRDVDATALRPPGRGLRAIDWPARLVDLGVALSVLALAVTRTGRWRDGAGVTLAIAGALLVLWLSAAATVWAARRVLRAGWPYVVRQGVANLYRPGSQTRAVTLALGFGAFLVSTVYLVRSNFLRDLESRAATARANVLFFDVQEDQARGLDSIVRARHYPTPGGLTPIVTMRLGAINGRTTAQLIADSAHHRAPWALRREYRSTYRAALGSAERVTAGRFFTGDGAGAAVPEVSLESGLARELGARLGDTLTWDVSGVPVRTRLTSLREVTWARFEPNFFAVFQPAALQGAPKQFVLLADVPTADGIARLQRDVVARYPNVSSVDLSLVQNTVGRILDRVSTAVRFLGAFCLAMGIPVLFSAVAATRRDRVRDAVLLKTLGATRGQITRILLAEYATLGALGALAGMVLSFGGAWALARWTFHQPFRPDWGAALGVAGILTAVTVAIGLLTGRDAYRGTPAAALREQ, from the coding sequence GTGACCGCCACCGCGGGCGCGACCGTGACGCCGCTCCACGCGCGCGCGCCGTTCCGCGCGCTCCTCCGCCTCGCGTGGCGCGAAAGCCGCACGGCCCGCCGCCGCCTCCTGCTCTACATGTCGTCGATCGCGCTCGGCGTCGCCGCGCTCGTCGCGATCGACTCGTTCGCGGCCAACGTCGGCCGCTCGGTGCGCGAGCAGTCGCGCGCGCTCGTCGGCGGCGACCTGCAGCTGTCGTCCCGCGGGCCGTGGACGAAGCCCGCCCGCGCGCTCCTCGACTCGCTCGCCCGCGCCGGCGCCCCGGTCGCGCGCACGACGCAGTTCGCGTCGATGGCCGTCGCACCGCGCACCGGGCGCACGCGCCTCGTCCAGGTGCGCGCGGTCGAGCCGGGGTACCCGTTCTACGGCACCGTGACCACCGCGCCCGCGGGCCGCTGGGCGACGTTAGGCACCGGGCCGCACGCGCTCGTCGACCGATCGCTCCTCGTCGCGCTCGACGCGGCCGTCGGCGACACGCTCACCCTCGGGCTCGGCCGCTTCGTCATCGACGGCACGCTCGAGAACGTCCCGGGCGACCCCGGGATCGCCGCGGTGCTCGGGCCGCGCGTTTACATCCCCGCCCGCTACCTCGCCGAAACGCAGCTGCTCGTCTTTGGCAGCCGGGCCGACTACCAGGCGGTGGTCAAGCTGCCCGCGCGCGTCGACCCGGCGCGCTGGGTGCGCCTGAACCGCGCCGCGCTCGACCGCACCGGCCTCCGCGCGCGCACCGTCGCCGACACCGAACGCGGGCTCACCGAGGCGGTCGACCGGCTGAGCGACTTCCTCTCGATCGTCGGCCTGATCGCGCTCCTGCTCGGCGGCGTCGGCGTGGCGAGCGGCGTCGGCGCGTTCGTCGCGCGCAAGCTCGACACGGTCGCGGTCCTCCGCTGCCTGGGGGCGACGAGCCGGCAGGTGCTCGCCGTCTACGTCGCGCAGGCGGCGCTCATGGGCCTCGCCGGCGCCGCGGTCGGCGTGCTGATCGGGCTCGCGATGCAGTTCGGACTGCCGCGCGCGCTCGCGGACTTCCTGCCGGTCGACGTCGTCGTCCACCCGGACTGGCGCGCGATCGGCTCGGGGTTACTCGTCGGGCTCTGGGTCGCGCTCGTCTTCGCGCTCCGGCCGCTGCTCGCGCTGCGGAACGTCAGCCCGCTGCAGGCGATTCGCCGCGACGTGGACGCGACGGCACTCCGCCCGCCCGGCCGCGGCCTTCGGGCGATCGACTGGCCGGCGCGCCTCGTCGACCTCGGTGTCGCGCTCAGCGTGCTCGCGCTCGCCGTCACGCGCACGGGCCGCTGGCGCGACGGCGCGGGCGTGACGCTCGCGATCGCCGGCGCGCTGCTCGTGCTCTGGCTCAGCGCCGCCGCGACGGTCTGGGCCGCACGGCGCGTGCTGCGCGCCGGCTGGCCGTACGTCGTCCGCCAGGGGGTCGCGAACCTCTACCGGCCGGGGAGCCAGACGCGCGCGGTGACGCTCGCGCTCGGCTTCGGCGCGTTCCTCGTCTCGACGGTCTACCTCGTCCGCTCCAACTTCCTGCGCGACCTCGAGTCGCGTGCCGCGACCGCACGCGCGAACGTCCTCTTCTTCGACGTGCAGGAGGACCAGGCGCGGGGGCTCGACTCGATCGTGCGCGCGCGGCACTACCCGACCCCGGGCGGCCTCACGCCGATCGTGACGATGCGCCTCGGCGCGATCAACGGGCGCACGACCGCTCAGTTGATCGCCGACAGCGCGCACCACCGCGCGCCGTGGGCGCTCCGGCGCGAGTACCGCTCGACCTACCGCGCCGCGTTAGGCAGCGCCGAGCGCGTCACCGCCGGGCGGTTCTTCACGGGCGACGGCGCGGGCGCCGCGGTCCCGGAGGTGAGCCTCGAGTCGGGGCTGGCGCGCGAGCTCGGCGCGCGGCTCGGCGACACGCTCACCTGGGACGTCTCGGGCGTGCCCGTGCGGACGCGCCTGACGAGCCTGCGCGAGGTGACGTGGGCGCGCTTCGAGCCGAACTTCTTCGCCGTCTTCCAACCGGCCGCGCTGCAGGGTGCGCCGAAGCAGTTCGTCTTGCTCGCCGACGTGCCGACCGCCGACGGGATCGCGCGGCTGCAGCGCGACGTCGTCGCCCGCTACCCGAACGTGTCGAGCGTCGACCTCTCGCTCGTGCAGAACACCGTCGGCCGAATCTTGGATCGCGTGAGCACCGCGGTGCGCTTCCTCGGCGCGTTCTGCCTCGCGATGGGGATCCCGGTCCTGTTCAGCGCGGTGGCCGCGACCCGGCGCGACCGGGTGCGCGACGCGGTCCTCCTCAAGACGCTCGGCGCCACGCGCGGGCAGATCACGCGCATCCTGCTCGCCGAATACGCGACGTTAGGCGCACTCGGCGCGCTGGCGGGGATGGTCCTCTCGTTCGGCGGCGCGTGGGCGCTCGCGCGGTGGACGTTCCACCAGCCCTTCCGCCCCGACTGGGGCGCGGCGCTCGGCGTGGCGGGAATCCTGACGGCGGTCACCGTGGCGATCGGGCTCTTGACCGGACGCGACGCGTACCGCGGGACCCCGGCGGCGGCGCTCCGGGAGCAGTAG
- a CDS encoding ABC transporter ATP-binding protein encodes MLVARDLTKEYLSGGRPLAVLRDVSFEVPTGSFAAIVGPSGSGKTTLLGLLAGLDVPTRGTVHLDGTPLHTLDEDARARLRGEKVGFVFQSFQLIPTLTALENVAVPLELKGERGAERRAAELLDRVGLGDRRDHFPQQLSGGEQQRVAVARGFVNRPRVLFADEPTGNLDGATGARIVALLEQINREDGTTIVLVTHDLALAERAGRVIRLADGAVVEDRAPARQAA; translated from the coding sequence ATGCTCGTTGCCCGTGATCTGACCAAGGAATACCTGAGCGGTGGCCGCCCGCTTGCCGTCCTGCGCGACGTCTCGTTCGAGGTGCCCACGGGCAGCTTCGCCGCGATCGTCGGCCCGTCGGGCAGCGGCAAGACGACGCTGCTCGGCCTCCTCGCCGGGCTCGACGTGCCGACGCGCGGCACGGTGCACCTCGACGGCACGCCCCTACATACCCTCGACGAGGACGCGCGTGCCCGGCTCCGCGGCGAAAAGGTGGGATTCGTCTTCCAGAGCTTCCAACTCATCCCGACGCTCACCGCGCTCGAGAACGTCGCGGTCCCGCTCGAGCTCAAGGGCGAACGCGGCGCCGAGCGGCGCGCGGCGGAGCTGCTCGACCGCGTCGGGCTCGGCGACCGCCGCGACCACTTCCCGCAGCAGCTGTCCGGCGGCGAGCAGCAGCGCGTCGCCGTCGCCCGCGGGTTCGTGAACCGGCCGCGCGTCCTCTTCGCCGACGAGCCAACCGGCAACCTCGACGGCGCGACCGGCGCGCGGATCGTCGCCCTGCTCGAGCAGATAAACCGCGAGGACGGCACGACGATCGTGCTCGTGACACACGACCTCGCACTCGCCGAGCGCGCCGGGCGCGTCATCCGGCTGGCCGACGGCGCCGTCGTCGAGGACCGCGCGCCCGCGCGGCAGGCGGCGTGA
- the copZ gene encoding copper chaperone CopZ: MANTPSTSETLTLRIDGMSCAHCVRAVQAALADVPGTTVERVDVGGATVAYDPARTSPAALADAVRDAGYEPAGV, from the coding sequence ATGGCTAACACGCCGAGTACGTCCGAAACGCTCACGCTCCGCATCGACGGCATGAGCTGCGCCCACTGCGTCCGCGCTGTCCAGGCAGCCCTTGCCGACGTGCCCGGCACGACGGTCGAGCGCGTCGACGTGGGCGGCGCGACCGTCGCCTACGACCCGGCCCGCACCTCGCCGGCCGCGCTCGCCGACGCGGTGCGCGACGCGGGCTACGAGCCGGCCGGCGTATGA